From Brevibacillus marinus, a single genomic window includes:
- a CDS encoding DUF2621 family protein — translation MSMLFSWFILFWMFLLLALFAIGGYFMFRKFLKSMPKADGKSELDWQAYYIEQTRDMWTAEGLAFLNELVEPVPQLFRDAARRSIAAKIGELALQEKTDKITQDLIIKGYIMATPKRDHKWLIAHLKKKQIDYSAYEKLLKA, via the coding sequence ATGTCAATGTTGTTTTCCTGGTTTATCCTGTTCTGGATGTTCCTCTTGCTGGCCCTGTTCGCCATCGGCGGATACTTCATGTTTCGCAAATTTCTCAAATCGATGCCGAAAGCGGACGGCAAATCGGAGCTCGACTGGCAAGCGTACTACATCGAGCAGACCCGCGACATGTGGACCGCGGAAGGGCTTGCTTTTTTAAACGAGCTGGTCGAACCGGTGCCGCAGTTGTTCCGCGACGCAGCCCGCCGCAGCATCGCAGCCAAGATCGGCGAACTGGCATTGCAAGAAAAAACAGATAAGATTACACAAGATCTTATCATAAAAGGCTACATTATGGCTACTCCCAAACGCGATCACAAATGGCTGATCGCGCATCTGAAGAAAAAGCAGATCGATTATTCCGCCTACGAAAAATTGCTGAAAGCCTGA
- a CDS encoding ABC transporter substrate-binding protein has product MKRLITLGWAIVLGLAAILAGCSSNSQPVRIGEVTRSLFYAPQYVALEKGFFAEEGLEVELTTTWGGDKTMTALLADGIDVALVGSETSIYVAQQGAEDPVINFAQLTQTDGTFLVSRQPIANFSWDQLKGSVFLGQRKGGMPQMVGEFVLKKHHIDPQQDLELIQNVDFQNIASAFSSGTGEFVQLFEPTASQFEREGIGHVIASFGVESGKVPYTVFMAKQSYIEKNQETIEKFTRAVYKAQQWVDTHSAEEIAEVIAPFFQEIDADILVSSIARYKEQGSYATDPILDEAEWNNLQDIMEEAGELQQRADYGKLVDTSFAKAVIEGN; this is encoded by the coding sequence ATGAAGCGACTGATCACCCTGGGTTGGGCGATCGTGTTGGGGCTTGCGGCCATCCTGGCCGGCTGCAGCAGCAACAGCCAGCCGGTGCGGATTGGTGAAGTGACGCGCTCACTCTTTTACGCGCCGCAATATGTTGCGCTGGAGAAAGGCTTTTTTGCAGAAGAAGGTTTGGAAGTGGAATTGACCACCACCTGGGGCGGCGACAAAACGATGACGGCCCTGCTGGCGGACGGGATTGACGTGGCCCTCGTCGGCTCGGAAACCAGCATCTATGTAGCACAGCAAGGCGCGGAAGATCCCGTGATCAACTTCGCCCAGCTGACGCAGACCGACGGGACCTTCCTCGTCTCCCGGCAGCCGATCGCCAATTTTAGCTGGGATCAGCTAAAAGGCTCCGTCTTTCTCGGCCAGCGGAAAGGCGGAATGCCGCAGATGGTCGGGGAATTCGTGTTGAAGAAGCACCACATCGATCCACAGCAAGATCTGGAACTGATCCAAAACGTCGATTTCCAAAACATCGCCTCCGCTTTTTCCTCCGGGACGGGCGAGTTTGTGCAGTTGTTTGAGCCGACTGCGTCCCAGTTTGAACGGGAGGGAATCGGCCATGTCATCGCCTCGTTCGGGGTGGAAAGCGGCAAAGTTCCCTACACGGTATTTATGGCCAAACAAAGCTACATCGAGAAAAACCAGGAGACAATCGAGAAGTTCACCCGCGCCGTCTACAAGGCGCAGCAGTGGGTTGACACCCATTCTGCCGAGGAGATCGCCGAGGTGATCGCTCCCTTCTTCCAGGAGATCGATGCGGACATTCTGGTCAGTTCCATTGCTCGTTACAAAGAGCAGGGTTCTTACGCTACCGACCCCATCCTGGACGAAGCAGAGTGGAACAACCTGCAGGATATCATGGAGGAAGCGGGCGAACTACAGCAGCGGGCGGATTACGGCAAACTGGTCGACACTTCTTTTGCCAAAGCGGTTATCGAGGGGAACTGA
- a CDS encoding sulfurtransferase, whose amino-acid sequence MGNLVSADWLAERLDQPDVAVIDCRFVLGKPEVGRAAYLAGHIPGALYFDLEQDLAGPKRPDGHGGRHPLPDSASLAARFSAAGIDETVTVVAYDDQELAMASRLWWLLRYLGHDRVAVLDGGWQAWQRGGYPVTTEIRPRAERRFVPRVRPAMLVTAADVKQRSAGTALLDSRSKERYSGQQEPIDRKAGHIPGALHFFYRENLRPDGTLRATSELRQRFASLDAYPEVIVYCGSGVTACVNLLALHQAGRPDAKLYLGSWSDWCSYDYPVATGEEPDDPPSAV is encoded by the coding sequence ATCGGAAACTTGGTCTCCGCAGACTGGTTGGCGGAGCGGCTGGATCAGCCCGATGTTGCGGTGATAGACTGCCGCTTCGTCCTGGGCAAACCGGAAGTGGGACGGGCAGCGTACCTGGCCGGCCATATCCCCGGAGCGCTTTACTTTGACCTGGAGCAGGATTTAGCCGGGCCGAAGCGGCCAGACGGGCACGGCGGCCGCCACCCGCTGCCGGACAGCGCGTCGCTCGCCGCTCGCTTCTCCGCAGCCGGCATTGACGAAACGGTGACGGTTGTCGCCTATGACGATCAAGAGCTGGCCATGGCTTCCCGCCTGTGGTGGCTGTTGCGCTACCTGGGACATGATCGCGTGGCCGTGCTCGACGGCGGCTGGCAGGCGTGGCAGCGCGGTGGATATCCGGTCACCACGGAGATTCGCCCCCGAGCCGAGCGCCGCTTCGTCCCCCGCGTGCGTCCCGCGATGCTGGTCACCGCCGCGGACGTCAAGCAGCGCAGCGCCGGGACCGCGCTGCTCGATTCCCGCTCGAAAGAACGCTACAGCGGGCAGCAGGAGCCGATCGACCGCAAAGCCGGGCATATTCCCGGGGCGCTTCACTTCTTTTACCGGGAGAACCTCAGGCCAGACGGAACCCTGCGCGCCACCTCCGAACTGCGGCAGCGGTTCGCCTCGCTGGACGCATATCCGGAAGTGATCGTCTACTGCGGCTCCGGCGTGACGGCCTGCGTCAATCTGCTCGCCCTGCACCAGGCCGGACGGCCGGACGCCAAACTGTATCTCGGCAGCTGGAGCGACTGGTGTTCGTATGACTATCCCGTCGCAACCGGCGAGGAACCAGACGATCCTCCCAGCGCTGTTTGA
- a CDS encoding energy-coupling factor ABC transporter permease: protein MNRSLVKKGLVVSAFVCYFLFATPQQSSAMHIMEGFLPIGWAIFWWLLFLPFFCLGLRSLQRLAKTNPEAKLLLGLAGAFTFVLSALKIPSVTGSSSHPTGTGLGAVLFGPLAMSVLGSLALLFQALLLAHGGLTTLGANAFSMAVVGPFVAFAVYRIAKRAGSGARAAVFLAAALADLATYLVTSLQLALAFPAEVGGIATSFAKFAGIFALTQIPLAISEGLLTVLVWNWLAAYNRSALEQLPMPKRGA from the coding sequence ATGAACCGTTCGCTTGTCAAGAAGGGACTGGTTGTTTCGGCATTTGTCTGTTATTTTCTGTTTGCGACACCCCAGCAAAGCAGCGCCATGCACATCATGGAAGGGTTTCTGCCGATCGGCTGGGCAATTTTCTGGTGGCTGCTGTTTTTGCCGTTCTTTTGCTTGGGTTTGCGTTCGCTCCAGCGATTGGCCAAAACCAATCCGGAAGCGAAACTGCTGCTTGGTCTCGCAGGGGCGTTTACGTTTGTCCTGTCGGCATTGAAAATCCCGTCCGTGACCGGGAGCAGCTCTCACCCGACCGGTACGGGTTTGGGCGCGGTCCTGTTCGGACCGTTGGCGATGAGCGTGTTGGGCAGTCTGGCGTTGCTGTTTCAGGCGCTGCTGCTGGCTCATGGAGGCCTGACTACGCTGGGGGCGAACGCGTTTTCCATGGCAGTGGTCGGCCCGTTTGTCGCGTTTGCCGTTTACCGGATCGCCAAGCGGGCCGGCAGCGGGGCGAGGGCAGCGGTGTTTCTCGCGGCAGCGTTGGCTGATTTGGCGACTTACCTGGTTACCTCGCTGCAGCTGGCGCTCGCCTTTCCGGCGGAGGTCGGCGGCATTGCTACGTCCTTTGCCAAATTTGCGGGAATTTTCGCGCTGACGCAAATCCCGCTGGCGATCAGCGAGGGGTTGCTGACCGTATTGGTCTGGAATTGGTTGGCTGCGTACAATCGTTCTGCCCTTGAACAATTACCGATGCCGAAGAGAGGGGCGTAA
- a CDS encoding DUF502 domain-containing protein — protein MKRLARYFLEGLLYTVPLAVTIFVLYQVFVTIDSWLGLAVPGLGFLVTIGVITLIGFLASGALTRSVLTLIDRLFTRMPLVKLLYSALKDLIGALVGEKKSFDKPVLVRLAADSEVRVIGFITRDSLESFGLADKVAVYLPQSYNFAGNLLIVPRELVEPLAADSAEVLAFLVSGGVAGKQTDARQPGANGR, from the coding sequence ATGAAACGCCTGGCGCGTTACTTTTTGGAGGGCCTGCTCTATACGGTGCCGCTGGCCGTGACGATTTTCGTGCTGTACCAAGTGTTCGTCACCATTGACAGCTGGCTCGGTTTAGCGGTTCCCGGACTCGGTTTTCTCGTCACCATCGGGGTGATTACACTGATCGGCTTTCTCGCTTCAGGCGCGCTGACGCGCAGTGTGCTGACGCTGATCGACCGGCTGTTTACGCGCATGCCGCTGGTGAAACTGCTGTACAGCGCCCTCAAGGACTTGATCGGCGCACTGGTGGGAGAGAAGAAGAGCTTTGACAAGCCGGTGCTGGTCCGCCTTGCTGCCGACAGCGAGGTGCGCGTGATCGGGTTCATTACGCGGGATTCCCTGGAATCGTTCGGATTGGCCGATAAAGTCGCGGTCTACCTGCCGCAGTCGTACAACTTTGCGGGAAATTTGCTGATTGTGCCGCGCGAGCTGGTGGAGCCGCTTGCCGCTGACAGTGCGGAAGTTCTCGCGTTTCTTGTTTCCGGCGGCGTCGCGGGGAAACAAACAGATGCGCGGCAGCCTGGCGCGAACGGCCGCTGA
- a CDS encoding energy-coupling factor ABC transporter substrate-binding protein gives MKKRNLLYNLGLLALVVALAVLPLWLVPESEFAGADGLAEEAIGEIAPDYQPWMEPLFEPPGAETESLLFAVQAAIGAGVIGYAIGWYRGRWEQRRRGNERSL, from the coding sequence ATGAAAAAAAGAAATCTGCTGTACAATCTCGGGTTGCTGGCACTGGTCGTGGCACTGGCGGTTCTGCCGCTTTGGCTCGTCCCTGAGTCCGAGTTTGCCGGGGCGGACGGACTGGCCGAAGAGGCGATTGGGGAAATCGCCCCCGACTACCAGCCGTGGATGGAACCGCTCTTTGAACCGCCGGGTGCGGAGACGGAAAGTTTGTTGTTTGCGGTGCAGGCCGCGATTGGTGCGGGCGTGATCGGCTACGCGATCGGCTGGTACCGCGGCCGTTGGGAACAGCGGAGGAGGGGCAATGAACGTTCCCTTTGA
- a CDS encoding ATPase, with amino-acid sequence MFKLGQRVVIVADSFEQGLPIGEHAYIIGRDRNPDSAFEWIVRVPKTDKQYPLIEADIALEEDLLKREAERVQRESLLDYALATRNEALFRQIMGIDESAAKDDESAVKETAEDFIRKVNIKAWI; translated from the coding sequence ATGTTCAAACTTGGACAACGCGTTGTGATCGTTGCCGACTCCTTTGAACAGGGTTTGCCGATCGGCGAACACGCCTACATCATTGGTCGCGATCGGAACCCGGACAGCGCGTTTGAGTGGATTGTCCGCGTTCCGAAAACGGATAAACAATATCCTCTTATTGAGGCTGACATTGCGTTGGAAGAGGACTTGTTGAAGCGAGAAGCGGAGAGAGTCCAGCGTGAGTCGTTGCTTGATTATGCTTTGGCAACCCGCAATGAGGCGCTTTTCCGGCAGATCATGGGGATTGACGAATCGGCGGCAAAAGACGATGAGAGCGCTGTGAAGGAGACAGCGGAGGATTTTATCCGCAAAGTGAACATCAAAGCCTGGATCTAG
- the rnz gene encoding ribonuclease Z: MIVTFLGTSSATPTLTRNVSAIALSFTRRGRWWLFDCGEGTQQQIMRTALKLSRLENIFITHLHGDHLYGLMGLLASRSLRGGSLSPVTVYGPPGLERYVEAMIETSGVHLQFPLRVQIVAPGRTILEDGTAVACAAANHRGCAFSYAVIEPEQPGAFRADLAKQAGIPPGPLYGRLKRGETVHLPDGRSFHGKQFVGPPQPGRKIVYSGDTAPCDALVELAKGADLLIHEATFAHAHRQLAERSGHATALQAARIARQAGVRALVLTHFSPRYDDERAEVKLTDLLREAQSVFPNTSLAADFLSVAVKRERNGDAARQAGSVGDEAQKT; encoded by the coding sequence ATGATCGTCACGTTTCTCGGAACCAGTTCCGCTACCCCTACGCTAACGCGCAATGTGAGCGCGATCGCGCTCTCGTTCACCCGGCGCGGCAGATGGTGGCTGTTTGACTGCGGAGAAGGAACACAACAGCAGATTATGCGCACCGCGCTGAAATTGAGCAGGCTGGAGAACATTTTCATCACCCACCTGCACGGGGACCATCTCTACGGTTTAATGGGACTGCTGGCCAGCCGTTCCCTGCGCGGCGGGTCGCTGTCGCCGGTCACGGTGTACGGTCCGCCCGGACTGGAGCGCTATGTGGAAGCGATGATCGAAACCAGCGGCGTGCATCTGCAATTCCCGCTGCGTGTGCAGATCGTCGCCCCAGGCCGGACGATCCTGGAGGATGGGACAGCGGTAGCATGCGCGGCAGCAAACCATCGCGGCTGCGCCTTTTCCTATGCGGTGATCGAACCGGAGCAGCCGGGCGCGTTTCGGGCAGACCTGGCCAAGCAGGCGGGCATTCCCCCGGGGCCGCTTTACGGCAGGCTGAAGCGCGGCGAAACCGTGCACTTGCCGGACGGCCGAAGCTTCCACGGCAAGCAGTTTGTCGGTCCGCCGCAGCCGGGCAGAAAAATCGTCTACAGCGGCGATACCGCCCCTTGTGACGCGCTGGTCGAGCTGGCCAAAGGAGCAGACCTGTTGATTCATGAAGCGACATTTGCCCATGCGCACCGCCAGTTGGCCGAGCGGAGCGGCCACGCCACGGCCCTGCAGGCCGCGCGGATTGCCCGCCAAGCCGGGGTGCGCGCGCTCGTGCTTACGCATTTTAGCCCGCGCTATGATGACGAGCGGGCGGAGGTGAAGCTGACCGACCTGCTCAGGGAAGCGCAGTCGGTCTTTCCCAACACCAGCTTGGCGGCTGATTTCCTCTCCGTTGCGGTGAAACGGGAGCGAAACGGAGACGCTGCACGGCAAGCAGGTTCGGTAGGTGACGAAGCGCAAAAAACGTGA
- the cbiQ gene encoding cobalt ECF transporter T component CbiQ, which produces MNVPFDSYAYSNRLRHLPPTDRLSFAAVLLCCSLLFHTPAHLAILAWLFLWTVGYAGIPLRIYLKVLALPAGFLLLSLPALCFAIVPVENIAEVRQDALALMPLAGWAVYLSAAGCWQAVALFFRALAATACLYVVLFTVPLGEWLRVLRRIGVPLLVVELLLVMYRFVFVLWEVAGQLRTAQQARGGYGSFAASLRDSGRLVVQLFTRTWQRYGQWMTGLLSRGFTGELRVVSTAVYVRSARHAVEAVGGCLLLIALEWWTRS; this is translated from the coding sequence ATGAACGTTCCCTTTGACAGCTACGCTTACAGCAACCGGCTGCGGCATCTGCCGCCTACGGACAGGCTGTCATTTGCCGCTGTGTTGCTGTGCTGCTCCCTGCTTTTCCACACGCCGGCTCACCTGGCGATCTTGGCTTGGCTTTTCCTGTGGACGGTCGGCTACGCCGGTATCCCCCTGCGAATTTATCTGAAAGTGCTGGCCTTGCCGGCAGGCTTCCTGCTGCTCAGCCTGCCGGCACTCTGCTTTGCGATCGTACCGGTGGAGAACATCGCAGAGGTGAGACAAGACGCGCTTGCGCTGATGCCGCTGGCCGGATGGGCCGTCTACCTCAGCGCGGCCGGCTGCTGGCAGGCGGTTGCCCTGTTCTTTCGCGCGTTGGCTGCCACCGCGTGCCTGTATGTTGTCTTGTTTACCGTACCGTTGGGGGAATGGCTGCGCGTGTTGCGGCGGATCGGAGTGCCGCTGCTGGTGGTGGAACTGCTGCTGGTAATGTACCGCTTTGTGTTTGTGCTGTGGGAAGTAGCGGGACAGCTGCGAACGGCGCAGCAGGCGCGCGGCGGTTATGGCAGCTTCGCCGCTTCGCTGCGCGATTCGGGCCGGCTGGTGGTTCAGCTTTTCACGCGCACCTGGCAGCGCTACGGACAGTGGATGACGGGCCTTTTGTCCCGCGGGTTCACGGGGGAACTGCGGGTCGTCTCCACCGCCGTTTACGTTCGCTCGGCACGCCACGCGGTGGAAGCGGTCGGCGGCTGTCTCTTGTTGATCGCGTTGGAATGGTGGACAAGGAGTTGA
- a CDS encoding ABC transporter permease: MLPINPHQIHREYLKRRARQRRIVLASQLGLFLLFLVGWEWAARSGAINVLLFSHPTKIGQLLLEKLLDGSLTPHISTTVSETIIGFVLGTLLGTLLATVIWWSPFLSKVLEPYLVIANSMPKVALGPLFIVGLGPGALAIIAMACAVSVIITTIVVYTSFKEVDPNYIKVVRTFGADKRQIFRLVILPATIPTIVSTLKVNVGLSWIGVIVGEFLVSKEGLGYLIVYGFQVFNFTLVMVSLSIIAVTATVMYQLVAYLERKLTSQFK; the protein is encoded by the coding sequence ATGCTGCCGATTAATCCGCATCAGATCCACCGCGAGTACCTCAAGCGGCGCGCCCGCCAGCGCCGGATTGTCCTGGCCAGTCAGCTCGGTCTGTTCCTCCTCTTCCTCGTGGGCTGGGAATGGGCGGCGCGCAGCGGAGCGATTAATGTGCTCTTGTTCAGTCACCCGACGAAAATCGGCCAGCTTTTGCTGGAGAAATTGCTCGACGGCAGTCTCACGCCGCACATCAGCACCACGGTCAGCGAGACGATCATCGGCTTCGTGCTGGGCACGCTGCTGGGCACGCTGCTCGCCACGGTCATCTGGTGGTCGCCGTTTCTCTCCAAAGTGCTGGAACCTTACCTGGTGATCGCCAACAGTATGCCGAAGGTGGCCTTGGGTCCGCTGTTTATCGTCGGGCTCGGTCCGGGGGCACTGGCGATTATCGCGATGGCTTGTGCCGTCTCCGTGATCATTACCACGATTGTCGTCTACACCAGCTTCAAAGAAGTTGACCCCAACTACATCAAAGTCGTGCGGACGTTTGGCGCCGACAAGCGGCAGATCTTCCGCCTTGTGATCCTGCCGGCCACCATTCCGACCATCGTTTCCACGCTGAAAGTGAACGTCGGTCTCTCCTGGATCGGGGTGATCGTCGGGGAGTTCCTCGTCTCCAAGGAAGGGTTGGGCTATCTTATCGTCTACGGGTTTCAGGTGTTTAATTTTACTCTGGTTATGGTCAGCTTGTCGATCATCGCCGTCACGGCAACCGTGATGTACCAGCTGGTTGCCTATCTCGAACGAAAGCTGACCAGCCAGTTTAAATAG
- a CDS encoding ABC transporter ATP-binding protein yields the protein MSQLPATPAKIQLRHVTHLYVTPTQVFTALKGINLQVEEGAFICLVGPSGCGKTTLLSLIAGLEKPTAGQVLIDGEQLTGPTHKVGYMLQQDYLFNWRTIQDNVYLGLEIQQIRNKENEQYALHLLEEMGLADYRLAYPYQLSGGMRQRVALARTLACDPEILLLDEPFSALDYQTKLKLEDLVVAMLRRYQNKTAILVTHDLSEAVAMGDRLYIMERNPGQIRAEVPIPHHIRTALPFQARHQEGFNELFERVWMEMERDADAAD from the coding sequence ATGAGCCAACTTCCTGCTACACCTGCCAAGATCCAACTACGTCACGTCACGCATCTCTACGTCACACCGACACAAGTGTTTACCGCACTGAAAGGGATCAACTTGCAAGTAGAGGAAGGTGCCTTCATCTGTTTGGTCGGCCCCAGCGGCTGTGGAAAAACGACGCTGCTTTCGCTGATTGCCGGTTTGGAAAAACCGACTGCCGGTCAGGTGTTGATCGATGGCGAACAGCTGACCGGTCCGACGCACAAAGTGGGTTACATGCTGCAACAAGATTACCTGTTCAACTGGCGAACGATTCAAGACAATGTCTATCTCGGGTTGGAAATTCAGCAGATCCGCAATAAAGAGAACGAACAGTACGCCCTCCACCTGCTTGAGGAGATGGGGCTGGCTGACTATCGCCTGGCGTATCCGTATCAGCTTTCCGGCGGCATGCGCCAGCGCGTCGCCCTCGCCCGCACACTCGCTTGTGATCCGGAAATCCTGCTGTTGGATGAACCGTTTTCCGCGCTCGACTACCAAACCAAGCTAAAATTGGAGGATCTGGTCGTGGCGATGCTGCGGCGTTATCAAAACAAGACGGCGATTCTCGTCACGCACGACTTATCGGAGGCGGTGGCAATGGGCGATCGCCTGTACATCATGGAACGCAACCCGGGGCAGATCCGCGCGGAGGTTCCGATCCCGCACCATATCCGCACGGCACTGCCGTTTCAGGCGCGCCACCAGGAAGGATTCAACGAGCTGTTCGAACGAGTCTGGATGGAAATGGAGAGAGACGCAGATGCTGCCGATTAA
- a CDS encoding peptide chain release factor 3, with the protein MSSEKAKWNEEIAKRRTFAIISHPDAGKTTLTEKLLYYGGAIREAGMVKARKNSKFVTSDWMEIEKKRGISVTSSAMEFTYKEHHVNILDTPGHEDFSEDTYRTLTAADSAVMIIDAAKGVEAQTIKLFKVCRMRGIPIFTFINKLDRHGKDPFELLEELERVLGIRSYPMNWPIGMGSQLCGVYDRQKTRVELYEEGSDHREISFLEVSGPDDPRLEARVGSALWRQLRDEIGLLDVAGDPFDRELIGRGELTPVFFGSAINNFGVQTFLDNFLAMAPAPSAKRSSIGLIDPYTRPFSGFIFKIQANMNPAHRDRVAFLRICSGRFQRGMTVRHVRLGREIKLSQPLQFMAQDRSIVEESYAGDVIGLFDPGIFQIGDTLCVGEPFEFEEMPHFSPEYFAKVTVRDAMKHKQFQKGIQQLTEEGTVQLFRTYPMEELIIGVVGVLQFEVLEHRLKAEYGVEILMQRLPYQIARWLDGDKAALDRLLNRSQTVRDRYNRPVMLFESEYQLRMAQEKYSQVRFHESSLGLRTAHV; encoded by the coding sequence ATGAGTAGCGAGAAGGCCAAGTGGAACGAAGAAATTGCCAAGCGGCGAACGTTCGCGATTATTTCCCACCCCGACGCGGGAAAGACGACGTTGACCGAAAAGCTGCTCTACTACGGGGGAGCGATTCGCGAGGCGGGGATGGTGAAAGCGCGCAAAAACAGCAAGTTTGTCACCTCGGACTGGATGGAAATCGAGAAGAAGCGGGGCATTTCCGTCACGTCCAGCGCCATGGAGTTCACCTACAAAGAACATCACGTCAACATCCTGGATACGCCAGGCCACGAAGATTTCAGCGAGGACACGTACCGCACCCTGACCGCCGCCGATTCGGCGGTGATGATTATTGACGCGGCCAAAGGGGTGGAGGCGCAGACGATCAAATTGTTCAAGGTTTGCCGGATGCGCGGGATCCCGATCTTTACCTTTATCAACAAGCTGGACCGGCACGGGAAAGACCCGTTTGAGCTGTTGGAAGAACTGGAGCGGGTGCTGGGGATCCGTTCGTATCCGATGAACTGGCCGATTGGCATGGGCAGCCAGCTGTGCGGTGTGTACGACCGGCAAAAAACGCGGGTCGAATTGTACGAGGAGGGAAGCGATCATCGCGAGATCTCCTTCCTCGAGGTGAGCGGCCCGGACGATCCCCGCCTGGAGGCGCGGGTGGGCAGCGCCCTGTGGCGGCAGCTGCGGGATGAGATCGGTTTGCTTGACGTGGCCGGCGACCCCTTCGACCGCGAGCTGATCGGCAGAGGGGAGCTTACGCCCGTTTTCTTCGGCAGTGCGATTAACAATTTCGGTGTGCAGACCTTTTTGGACAACTTCCTGGCGATGGCTCCCGCACCTTCGGCCAAACGCAGTTCGATCGGGCTGATCGACCCGTACACGCGGCCGTTTTCCGGGTTCATCTTCAAGATTCAGGCCAACATGAACCCGGCGCACCGCGACCGCGTCGCCTTTTTGCGGATTTGTTCCGGCCGCTTCCAACGGGGCATGACCGTCCGCCACGTCCGGTTGGGCCGCGAGATCAAGCTGTCGCAGCCGCTGCAGTTTATGGCGCAGGACCGCTCGATTGTCGAAGAGTCGTACGCCGGCGATGTGATCGGCCTGTTTGATCCGGGGATTTTCCAGATCGGGGACACGCTCTGTGTCGGGGAACCGTTTGAATTCGAGGAGATGCCGCACTTCTCTCCGGAATACTTCGCCAAAGTGACGGTCAGAGACGCGATGAAGCACAAACAGTTCCAAAAAGGAATCCAGCAGCTTACCGAGGAGGGGACGGTGCAGCTGTTCCGCACCTATCCGATGGAAGAACTGATCATCGGCGTGGTGGGCGTGCTGCAGTTCGAGGTGCTGGAACACCGGCTGAAAGCGGAGTACGGCGTGGAGATCCTGATGCAGCGCCTCCCGTATCAAATCGCCCGTTGGCTCGACGGGGACAAGGCGGCGCTCGACCGTTTGCTCAACCGCAGCCAGACCGTGCGCGATCGCTACAACCGTCCGGTGATGCTGTTTGAGAGTGAATACCAGCTGCGCATGGCGCAGGAAAAGTACAGCCAGGTCCGCTTTCATGAAAGTTCGCTCGGCTTGCGGACCGCTCACGTGTAG
- a CDS encoding energy-coupling factor ABC transporter ATP-binding protein, with protein sequence MGWLLEYEHVTYTYPHAPQPSLDDLTLRIPKGRRCAILGPNGCGKSTLLLHANGIYRPQQGVLKWKGEKFRYDRTSLARLRRQVGLVLQDPEQQIVASTVAEDLSYGLCNAGLPDEEVKRRVLETAARFQLAELLARPVHQLSLGQKKQLALAGVMAMRPELLLLDEPTAGLDWYHSRLLLDELARIEREGTTIVMATHDLDLVYAWADWVVVLERGRQVLEGKPAEVFAQRARLEQMHLGVPLLYEVWQALPAEMLHPAAEPPRTSQQLIQLLAKRNVT encoded by the coding sequence ATGGGCTGGTTGTTGGAGTACGAGCACGTTACCTATACCTATCCGCATGCGCCGCAGCCGTCGCTAGACGATCTGACGCTGCGCATCCCGAAAGGGCGGAGATGTGCGATTCTCGGGCCCAACGGCTGCGGCAAGTCAACCTTGCTGCTTCACGCCAACGGGATCTATCGGCCGCAGCAGGGGGTGCTGAAGTGGAAAGGGGAGAAGTTCCGCTATGATCGGACCTCGCTGGCCCGCCTCAGACGGCAGGTCGGGCTGGTCTTGCAAGATCCGGAACAACAGATTGTAGCCAGCACGGTGGCGGAAGATCTCTCCTACGGGCTGTGCAACGCCGGGCTGCCGGACGAAGAGGTCAAGCGGCGCGTGCTGGAGACAGCGGCACGCTTTCAGTTGGCCGAGCTGCTGGCGCGGCCGGTGCACCAACTGAGCCTGGGCCAGAAAAAACAGCTCGCCTTGGCCGGGGTGATGGCCATGCGGCCGGAACTGCTGTTGTTGGACGAGCCGACAGCCGGCCTGGACTGGTACCACAGCCGCCTCCTGCTGGACGAACTGGCGCGGATCGAGCGGGAGGGGACGACGATCGTCATGGCGACGCACGATCTGGATCTCGTCTACGCCTGGGCAGACTGGGTAGTCGTGCTGGAACGAGGCCGTCAGGTGCTGGAAGGCAAGCCCGCAGAGGTGTTTGCGCAGCGAGCGCGGCTGGAGCAGATGCATCTGGGGGTGCCGCTGCTCTATGAGGTGTGGCAGGCGCTGCCTGCAGAGATGCTTCATCCGGCGGCAGAGCCCCCGCGCACGTCGCAGCAGTTGATCCAACTGTTGGCAAAGAGGAACGTGACGTAG